In Ascaphus truei isolate aAscTru1 chromosome 5, aAscTru1.hap1, whole genome shotgun sequence, one genomic interval encodes:
- the PMPCB gene encoding mitochondrial-processing peptidase subunit beta, whose protein sequence is MAASMWRLSGPIGRNLSRALASRSQPGRCAIIRFKATHAATQAVLNVPETKVTSLQNGLRVASEDSGLSTCTVGLWIDAGSRYENQMNNGTAHFLEHMAFKGTKKRSQLDLELEIENMGAHLNAYTSREQTVYYAKAFSKDLPRAVEILADIIQNSTLGEAEIERERGVILREMQEVETNLQEVVFDYLHATAYNTTALGRTILGPTENIKSINRNDLVEYITTHYKGPRIVLAAAGGVSHDELLDLAKYHFGNLPATYDGETPTLPLCSFTGSEIRVRDDKMPLAHIAISVEAVGWSHPDTIPLMVANTLIGNWDRSFGGGVNLSSKLAQITCHGNLCHSFQSFNTCYTDTGLWGLYMVCEPNTVEDMMHFVQREWIRLCTSVTECEVARAKNLLKTNMLLQLDGSTPICEDIGRQMLCYNRRIPLPELEARIDLIDAQTIRDVCTKYIYDKSPAIAAVGPIAQLPDYNRIRSGMYWLRD, encoded by the exons ATGGCGGCGTCCATGTGGAGGCTGAGTGGACCCATCGGAAGAAACCTGAGCAGGGCTTTAGCAAGCAGGTCTCAG CCTGGAAGATGTGCAATAATCAGGTTTAAAgccacgcacgcagcaacacaagCCGTTTTGAATGTGCCTGAGACTAAAGTAACCTCTTTGCAAAATGGACTCCGAGTGGCCTCCGAGGACTCTGGGTTATCGACTTGTACG GTTGGTCTCTGGATCGATGCTGGGAGCCGGTATGAGAACCAGATGAACAATGGGACAGCCCATTTTCTGGAGCATATGGCATTTAAG GGGACCAAGAAGCGTTCCCAGTTAGACCTGGAGCTTGAGATAGAGAACATGGGTGCCCACTTAAATGCATACACCTCTCGGGAGCAGACTGTGTATTATGCAAAGGCTTTCTCCAAAGACTTACCTAGAG CGGTAGAGATCCTGGCAGACATTATTCAGAACAGCACCCTGGGGGAGGCAGAGATCGAGCGTGAGCGCGGAGTCATCCTGCGGGAGATGCAGGAGGTGGAGACCAATCTGCAAGAAGTGGTCTTTGATTACCTGCACGCCACAGCTTATAACACCACTGCTCTGGGAAGGACAATACTGGGGCCCACAGAAAACATCAA ATCCATAAACCGCAATGACTTGGTGGAATACATCACAACACATTACAAGGGGCCGAGGATCGTGCTTGCTGCTGCTGGAG GTGTGTCGCACGATGAGCTTCTCGACTTGGCGAAGTATCATTTTGGTAATTTGCCAGCTACATATGATGGAGAGACCCCTACCCTACCCCTCTGCAGCTTCACAGGTAGCGAG ATCCGCGTTCGGGATGATAAGATGCCTCTTGCTCACATTGCCATTTCCGTGGAAGCGGTTGGCTGGTCTCACCCAGACACGATCCCTCTCATGGTGGCCAATACCCTCATCGGGAACTGGGACCGCTCCTTCGGAGGTGGCGTG aatttATCCAGCAAACTTGCTCAGATCACCTGCCATGGAAACCTGTGTCACAGCTTCCAGTCCTTCAACACCTGTTACACAGACACAGGACTCTGGGGCTTGTATATGGTGTGTGAGCCCAACACGGTTGAAGACATGATGCATTTTGTGCAGAGAGAATG GATCAGACTGTGTACAAGTGTTACTGAATGTGAAGTTGCACGAGCCAAGAATCTGTTGAAAACAAACATGCTTCTTCAGCTTGATG GATCAACCCCTATCTGTGAGGACATCGGAAGACAGATGTTATGTTATAATCGCAGAATCCCACTGCCTGAACTCGAAGCGAGAATTGAT TTGATTGATGCCCAGACTATACGAGATGTCTGTACTAAATACATTTATGATAAAAGCCCTGCGATTGCAGCTGTTG GCCCCATCGCACAACTCCCGGATTACAACAGAATACGCAGTGGCATGTACTGGCTCCGAGATTAG